The genomic stretch CGTTTGTCCAGCGTGCTCACCGTTACCTAAAAGGCAGAGGTTCAGGTTTGATCTGAGCAAAAGGACTGTGAGCAAGGTGGTTACGCTATCAATGTCAGTTGCACAGATGTACCTGCTGGGTGCAGCTGAGCTTGAAGCCAAGTGCCAGGCCGCCACAAGCGTCTTTCAGGGCAGTTAAAGAGGCATCAGCACTCACAGTGGTGAAGAAACGTGTCATTCTCCGAACTAATCTCTGCCATGTTGACTAGTtgtgaaaaaaatgacagtcacagtatataaaacaaaataacattcaTGTGTTCCACTGAATAGGTAATATTACCTGACTGGCTCCTGGTGTACCAAGTAACTGACTTCCAAGTAACATGTGCTCAGGCTTGGTCGGCTGGGAGAAGCTGACTTGACCTTGAGGTTGACCAGTTATCAAGATGGTTTCCCAGCCCCCTGCTGTTATATCAGGCTGAGAGCTTGAGAAGTGCATTCTGTCATCACTATGGAAAGGTAGGGATAGTGTTCTtataacagaaaacaaaaaagaaattaaactTAAAATCAGGACGACACAAAGCACTGACCTATTTGCCCGGGATATAAGTTCCCCATCAGATCGAACATGTTTGTTTCCTCCTGAGTTCAGAGAACCTGGTGGTGCCTTTACACCTACAGAGGAGTACAACATAAGTCCAATAaacactacacaaacacataaacaacatcTGTTATGCCATTATTGAGACTTGCCTTGAGTGAACCAGCAATCTTTCTTTATGTCAGCGATGGTAATACGTGCATCTGGTTCAGCTAGCAGTAACTTAGACAACAAACCTAAAAAGAGACATCAAATATGAGTTAAAGGAAGTCTATTAGTTATAGACTTTCATATagaaaatgtacttaaagttgGTGGGACTCACTTAGAGGCATTGGTTGAATTTTCTTCCAAGGAGGTAGGTATGTTTTCTTAAGAAGCCAATCTGAATATTCCTGACAACTCTCAGTTGGCTGGTCCCATGGCAACTCTGGTAAGGACGCATGAAAGGAGAAATCAAACTACAGCTCTACAACATAAACAGTCTGATGAGCCATCCTTAAGACATCATATGTCACTACTAAATTATTTCCCTAATTTCACAGCATCTGAATACTACCGGGTGAAGAAGTAAGTGGAGTCATTAAAACATAAGCTTGGTTTTTAAAAATTAACTCCTATGCTGTAGGACACAAAGTTAACTATGATCCCTCAAAAGGTACGGTATTGTGTACAGAGTTTGTGTCCTTACCACCAGCCAGCATGGCTGTGAGGACTATCCCACAAGCCCAGATATCTGCAGGCTGAGCTTTGTACTCCGTTTGACCGAGAAGCTCCGGAGCCACGTATGGTAGTGTTCCACAGAGTCGATTCAGAAGTCGTTCTCGTCCTTTGAATCGAAACATGGTGGCCAGGCCAAAATCTGTAAGTTTCAGGTTATCTAAAAGTAAAAGAAGTAACAACAGATAAAGGTTATAACAAATACAAGGTATTTTGAGACTTTGATGCTCATTTTATTTCTTCACCTTTGTCATCCAGCAAAATGTTCTCTGGTTTTATGTCTCTGTGGGTGATGCCAACACTGTGGAGGTACTCCTGTAAATGTGCaatgaaaaacaataaataaatacacacaggtgCATGAAGTCACAGACTTGCTGCACTCACCACAGCTGATATTAGCTGCTGGAAAAATCTATGAGCATCTTTCTCTGCCATCCCAACATCAGGCTCTGAAAGTTAGGAAGCAGAGAGGCTTTATGTTGTCCATCGTTTACTGTGACAGAGGCTGTGTTATATCACTTTGTCAGATGGCCGACTTCTGTCTCACCAATTTGGTCGAACAGCTCTCCTCCACTGCAGTACTCCAGGAAGAGGTAAACAGTTGACCCTTCCTTCCGATGGCCAAAGAAACGCACAATGTTCGGGTGGTTCAGCACCTGGAAAAGAGTAAAAATAAATGGTGTAACATAAGTGGAAAATGCAGCTCATGGCAAACTCGTTAAGTCAAGTATGTAGAATTAGTATTAAACAACATTAGGAGCTTCAATATTTGTCTGCATGTAACCTGCTAGGCCTACAAGTACAATTCACTATTATTTAGGTTACTGAAGTTCTATGAACTAGTACTAAGAACGAAGTACTAAGAAGTTCTGAGGTGGACATAGCTACTAAGCTGGATGTGTGTGCTGTACCTTATGGACACAGATTTCCTTCTTGACATTTTCAGCACACTCTTTTGCCTGCGAGGTATCGATCACCTTCACTGCTACTGCCTCCTCCGTCTGTCTGTTCACGAGCAGCCTCACTCTGGGAAGAGTAACAGTAAGAAAAAAACTAAGACTAATGTCAGACTACTGTAAAGTCTACAAATACATTtaacatgtaaaataaaacaaaaaacatccctGACACTTTAATGACAGGTGAATGAACTgaaagctttgtttttaatttccaacattaaaaacactgcCCTGTGGTGAATAAACATGCAGCTCTGTCTCTGATTTCAACTCTTCCAATGTTTCTCTGACAgatcatgttaaaatgtgtgtgaaacatGAGAACACATATAGGATTCATACTCTCCGTAGGCTCCTTCTCCTAGAGTCTGAACCAGGTCCCAGTCCTGCACAAAAGGCACCGCCATGctaaagacagaaacaaacagaatataaaccggacaaacacagacacgcacGCACTGCAACGTGTCTGCCGCTTCATCTGTCATACTGCAAATGTTACTATACAATCCTGAGGATGATGCAGCGCATTTAAACgtccatttacacacacacacacacgaccacACATATTAACGCGCAGTTAATGTTACCTTACCTGCTCAGCCGTTTTACCACAGTTTTGTATTCCACGTGTAGCTGTTCACAGAGATTTTATGaacatttaaacatgactgAAAGACACTTCTACCACAAATTTGGCGCGTTGACGTCTTACTGTCGAGAACTTCCGCCAAACACCCGTCACttcctgcttttcttcttctactccttTGCCCCATCCTCTTGCGGTGTAATAGCGCCCTCTGTGGCCAGCCTTATTTAAAAACGCACGCTTTTTTTAGACACGTCCTGCTCCAAAGCAGATTATTTAACTAActacaaaacaaccacaaggacaaattaaaaacaagaaaTCCAGACAATTGATCACGCAGTGTATCACTACATTAGCTCACACAGCTAGACTCACAGTTAATCTGGCATGACGAGAACTACAATCAATGATCTAATCAATATTTTACAAAGAAAGTTCAACAGCACTTGCAGGTTTTGGGAAATGATGCAGCAAACGCTTGTACTTTGTCCTGGTTTCACAATAACTGTGACCATGTATGTACACATGCTGAGAAATCCTGGCTCCAAAAAGGCAATCTGTGGCCAACTTAGAGGAAGCACAAGCTGGACTGATATCTGGAGTGTTACGGTCAAAATGAACAGACACTGAACTGAAGTACAATAACTTGTTTGTGGAATCAATAATACAGAAAGCAATAATATGAGACAGTAAAAATAGTTTGTCTTGATGTACATTAGTCGAGTTGATTGAAATTAATCATCATTGTCATTAAGGTTTAATTCAGCATCAAAATGTAAGAATGTTTttagtgacacacacaaacaaatattgACTGCTTTCATTGGTCGGATGGTTAATGAGTACCCGAGTAACCGCTGATAAGTAGTCTGTGTCCAGCCCCTCTTTATGAACATCACtttccattttaaaataaaagatcagctgctgcagttctGATTTTTTCATTGTTCCCCAG from Parambassis ranga chromosome 14, fParRan2.1, whole genome shotgun sequence encodes the following:
- the chek1 gene encoding serine/threonine-protein kinase Chk1 → MAVPFVQDWDLVQTLGEGAYGEVRLLVNRQTEEAVAVKVIDTSQAKECAENVKKEICVHKVLNHPNIVRFFGHRKEGSTVYLFLEYCSGGELFDQIEPDVGMAEKDAHRFFQQLISAVEYLHSVGITHRDIKPENILLDDKDNLKLTDFGLATMFRFKGRERLLNRLCGTLPYVAPELLGQTEYKAQPADIWACGIVLTAMLAGELPWDQPTESCQEYSDWLLKKTYLPPWKKIQPMPLSLLSKLLLAEPDARITIADIKKDCWFTQGVKAPPGSLNSGGNKHVRSDGELISRANSDDRMHFSSSQPDITAGGWETILITGQPQGQVSFSQPTKPEHMLLGSQLLGTPGASQSTWQRLVRRMTRFFTTVSADASLTALKDACGGLALGFKLSCTQQVTVSTLDKRNNKLIFKVHLLDMNQRVLLDFRLSKGDGLEFKRLFVKIKQKLGDIISTQKVLLPLT